A stretch of Oscillospiraceae bacterium DNA encodes these proteins:
- a CDS encoding PASTA domain-containing protein: MEDKMNRELKPLYITGRIIMLACFVALFCLIANLFRIQVLEYDEYQDLTIEQYTKEIAISAKRGTIYDTNMKVLATSVTVDRVFIAPNKIPQMTVRDYIEQEYPSDKLDNEEKRLERQRFESHFSDMGITVAEDIANELSTLLEDVDKADIMEKSKKLNRADETIKRQAEIDESNAVREMIVNKHYEQMIHLAESTRRFYPFNSLASHVIGITGYDGNGLSGVEAYYDSYLKGVPGKVVTARNGIGGDMPFKYESYISAQNGTNIMLTLDWTIQHLVESELEKALTETKATNRVCAIVMNVKTGAVLAMSTKPDFDLNNPYVLDEASIKIAEQYDGTEEEKAQYRTQLLYALWKNKAITELYEPGSTFKVITAAMAIEEKLVNEHETFYCPGYYHVEGYPKPIRCHKHGGHGTLPFADGIKYSCNPVFMMVGQRIGNQKFYEYYEAFGYGDKTGIDLPGEAQGIWHKNFGPVELAISAFGQTFKVTPIQQIAAIAAVANGGNLVTPHVLKATVDENGTVIENYQPEVKRQVISAETSALLCSYLERGVSTDGSARNAYVSGYRVAAKTGTSEKRDKFDKNGEASYRIGSCIGFAPANDPQIAVLVMIDEPSAGAVYGGTIAAPVVSNILSESLPYLNVESQYSDEEAASIETALNDYRNMNVEDAKLKVKQDGFAYKIMGSGTVVTEQIPKRGNSLTKGGTIVLYTDKITPEDDIEIPNVVGMTATRANEVLTNKGLNISLAGVSVDKLAGAIVVSQSPQAGIYTHPGSIVSVDFRHESTD, encoded by the coding sequence TTGGAAGATAAAATGAATCGCGAATTAAAGCCGCTGTACATAACCGGGCGAATTATTATGCTCGCGTGCTTTGTCGCGCTTTTTTGTCTTATAGCCAATCTTTTCAGAATACAGGTTCTTGAATACGATGAGTACCAGGATCTTACAATAGAGCAATATACCAAAGAAATTGCCATAAGCGCCAAGCGTGGCACTATATACGATACCAACATGAAGGTGCTTGCCACCAGTGTTACGGTGGATCGTGTGTTTATCGCACCAAACAAAATACCTCAGATGACGGTGCGGGACTATATTGAGCAGGAATACCCGTCGGATAAGCTTGATAATGAAGAAAAAAGACTTGAAAGACAAAGATTTGAATCGCATTTTTCGGATATGGGTATAACCGTTGCAGAGGATATTGCAAATGAACTTTCGACTCTGCTTGAAGATGTGGACAAAGCCGATATTATGGAAAAGTCCAAAAAGCTCAATCGTGCCGACGAAACCATCAAGCGCCAGGCTGAAATCGATGAATCCAATGCCGTACGCGAAATGATAGTAAACAAACATTACGAACAGATGATTCATCTGGCAGAAAGCACGCGCAGATTTTACCCGTTTAATTCGCTGGCATCTCATGTTATAGGCATAACCGGTTATGACGGAAACGGACTTTCGGGTGTCGAGGCATACTATGACAGCTATCTCAAGGGTGTCCCGGGAAAAGTAGTAACCGCACGTAATGGAATAGGCGGCGATATGCCGTTTAAATACGAAAGCTATATTTCCGCTCAGAACGGAACAAATATAATGCTTACCCTGGACTGGACCATACAGCATCTTGTGGAAAGCGAGCTTGAAAAGGCACTTACTGAAACCAAAGCCACCAACCGTGTTTGTGCCATTGTTATGAATGTGAAAACGGGTGCCGTACTGGCAATGTCCACCAAACCCGATTTTGACCTCAATAACCCATATGTCCTGGACGAAGCATCAATAAAGATTGCCGAGCAGTATGACGGTACGGAAGAAGAAAAAGCACAGTACCGCACACAGCTTCTCTACGCCTTGTGGAAAAACAAGGCAATAACAGAGCTATATGAGCCCGGTTCCACCTTTAAGGTAATTACTGCCGCAATGGCAATAGAGGAAAAGCTGGTAAACGAGCACGAAACATTCTACTGCCCGGGCTATTATCATGTAGAAGGTTATCCCAAGCCCATCCGCTGTCACAAGCACGGCGGTCACGGTACCTTGCCATTTGCCGACGGAATAAAGTATTCCTGCAACCCTGTATTTATGATGGTGGGACAGCGCATCGGAAATCAGAAGTTTTATGAATATTACGAAGCTTTTGGTTACGGTGATAAAACGGGAATAGACCTTCCGGGTGAGGCACAGGGTATCTGGCACAAAAATTTCGGTCCGGTAGAGCTTGCGATTTCAGCTTTCGGTCAGACCTTCAAGGTCACACCTATCCAGCAAATTGCCGCGATTGCGGCAGTTGCCAACGGAGGTAATCTTGTAACGCCCCATGTTCTGAAAGCGACAGTGGATGAAAACGGAACGGTAATAGAAAATTATCAGCCTGAAGTCAAAAGACAGGTTATATCTGCCGAGACCTCCGCACTGCTTTGTTCCTATCTTGAACGAGGTGTAAGCACGGACGGCTCAGCACGAAACGCATATGTATCGGGATATCGTGTGGCGGCAAAGACAGGTACTTCCGAAAAGAGAGATAAATTTGACAAAAACGGCGAGGCATCCTACCGAATCGGTTCGTGTATAGGATTTGCGCCTGCAAATGACCCTCAGATTGCCGTACTGGTTATGATTGACGAGCCGTCGGCAGGAGCGGTTTACGGCGGAACAATTGCGGCGCCGGTAGTTTCCAATATACTTTCCGAATCTCTTCCGTACCTCAATGTTGAATCACAGTACAGTGACGAGGAAGCAGCGTCGATAGAAACGGCACTTAATGATTACCGCAACATGAATGTTGAGGATGCAAAATTAAAGGTAAAGCAAGACGGATTTGCCTATAAAATCATGGGTTCGGGCACCGTTGTTACCGAGCAGATACCCAAGCGCGGCAATTCTCTCACCAAGGGCGGAACAATAGTTCTTTATACCGACAAAATAACTCCCGAGGATGACATTGAGATACCAAATGTGGTGGGAATGACCGCAACAAGAGCTAATGAGGTGCTTACCAACAAGGGACTTAACATCAGCCTTGCGGGTGTAAGTGTTGATAAGCTTGCAGGAGCTATTGTTGTTTCACAAAGCCCCCAGGCAGGTATATACACACATCCCGGAAGTATAGTAAGCGTAGATTTCAGACACGAAAGTACAGACTAA
- the rsmH gene encoding 16S rRNA (cytosine(1402)-N(4))-methyltransferase RsmH, with protein MEFNHYSVMLKESVDFVAPAPGGIYVDCTLGGGGHSLEILNRMGETGRLIAVDRDTDAIKAASERLKNYKNVTYVHDNYENIGEYLNDVEYIDGAVMDLGVSSYQLDTAERGFSYMKEAPLDMRMNRSETKCAYDVVNGYSYEQLCDILYKYGEEKQAKRIVNRIIRAREEKAITTTTELAEIIKSAVGNSYDDKHPAKRTFQAIRIEVNDELSAIPKAIHSLVKKLRVGGTVAVITFHSLEDRVVKETLKKYEDGCTCPPNFPMCVCGFKKQLEVITRKPILPDSEELKENSRSQSAKLRAARKVMEV; from the coding sequence ATGGAGTTTAACCATTATTCTGTTATGCTTAAGGAATCCGTCGATTTTGTTGCTCCTGCACCCGGCGGAATTTATGTGGATTGTACCCTTGGCGGAGGAGGACACTCTCTCGAAATACTCAATAGAATGGGTGAAACGGGTCGTCTTATAGCGGTTGACCGCGATACCGATGCCATTAAAGCCGCATCCGAAAGACTTAAGAATTATAAAAACGTTACATATGTGCATGATAATTATGAAAACATCGGAGAATATTTAAACGATGTTGAATATATAGATGGTGCCGTAATGGATCTCGGTGTTTCATCCTATCAGCTGGACACTGCCGAGCGCGGTTTTTCATATATGAAAGAGGCACCTCTTGATATGCGAATGAACAGGTCGGAGACCAAGTGCGCATATGATGTTGTAAACGGTTACTCTTACGAACAGCTTTGCGATATTCTTTACAAATACGGTGAAGAAAAACAGGCAAAGCGCATTGTTAATAGAATAATCCGTGCCCGTGAGGAAAAAGCCATCACGACTACCACGGAGCTTGCGGAAATCATAAAATCTGCCGTTGGGAATTCCTACGATGATAAGCATCCTGCAAAGCGGACCTTCCAGGCAATACGAATTGAAGTGAATGATGAACTTTCAGCAATCCCGAAAGCTATACACAGCCTTGTTAAAAAGCTGAGAGTCGGTGGCACGGTTGCCGTTATAACATTTCATTCACTCGAAGACCGCGTTGTAAAGGAAACACTGAAAAAATACGAGGATGGCTGTACATGCCCGCCAAATTTCCCTATGTGCGTGTGCGGCTTCAAAAAACAGCTTGAGGTTATAACCAGAAAACCGATTCTTCCCGACAGTGAAGAATTAAAAGAAAATTCCCGTTCCCAAAGTGCAAAGCTGAGGGCGGCAAGAAAGGTAATGGAGGTATAA
- the mraZ gene encoding division/cell wall cluster transcriptional repressor MraZ: MLLGEFTHTIDAKGRLFVPARYREELGETFIVVKYEDNCIAVFSHTVWEKFVEKLLSASEVKALTTKRIIFASAQEVEPDQQGRILIPAKLRAYASLEKDVTIIGVSDHAEIWSTTVYEEYIEKNDGGSLLGKIEEASLS, translated from the coding sequence ATGCTTCTTGGTGAATTTACACATACAATCGACGCTAAGGGTCGTTTGTTTGTGCCTGCACGTTACCGCGAAGAATTGGGCGAAACATTTATCGTCGTTAAATACGAGGATAACTGTATTGCTGTCTTTTCGCATACCGTTTGGGAAAAGTTCGTCGAGAAGCTTTTGTCTGCTTCTGAGGTTAAGGCTCTTACTACAAAAAGAATTATATTTGCTTCCGCACAGGAAGTTGAGCCGGACCAGCAAGGCAGAATACTCATCCCTGCAAAGCTTCGCGCTTACGCCTCACTTGAAAAAGATGTTACTATTATCGGTGTATCAGATCATGCGGAAATATGGTCTACCACTGTATATGAAGAATATATAGAGAAAAATGACGGCGGAAGTCTTCTCGGAAAAATAGAGGAGGCGAGCCTGTCGTAA